Genomic segment of Chitinophaga varians:
TTTCCATTTTGCTTTGCAGGATGCTGATGGGCGTCATCAGTTCATGAGATGCGTTGGAAGTAAACTCCCGTTCTTTTTCAAAGGCTTCATTGATTTTGTTCATCAGTTCCACGAGGGAGTTGTCGAGATACTGAAAGTCTGCTGTAGACGTCTTTACGGGTGGCGCCTGTGCCTTGAACGGGAAGCGCCGGTGAAGCAGCCGTGTCTGGATAATGCCTCCCAGTGGTTTTAGTAACAGCCGTGTAAATACAAGGTCGATGAGGATGGTGATGATAATGAGCCCACCGAGCACGTAGAGCGCCATCCGTTGTAGTGGGCGGTTATATTGGTTGATGGTGGTGGTTTTTCTGCCTACTTCCAAAAGAAAGGCCCGGTGATTGGCTTGCAGGATGTGGCTAAGGACGCGATAGCTCAGGGTGTCCCCTTCCACTACCCGTTGCAGGGTGGCGATGGTGTCTGGCAGGATGGTTTTGCCGGCAGGTTCCAGAGAGATGTACTCTTCCTTGAGCATGGTATAACTGCCGTAGGTATCTTCCCCCTGGAGGTAGGCGTCGATGCCGTTTTGTTGTATTACCTGCAGCACCTTTTTCTTCTGTTCGCGCAGATAATAATCATTGTACTGATGTGCGATATCTTCTACCAATACCGGCAGCAACAGCACGAACAGCAATGCTACCGCCATTTTTGACAGTGTAATAAATAGTGTCAGTTTGGTAAAGAGTTTCACGCTCAGATTTTTATTTTATAGCCTACATGCCGGATGGTTTGTAGCCAGTCTACTGTTGCATAGGACGACAATTTCCGCCGGATGTTCCTGATGTGGACATCAATATAGTTAGAATCATATTCATCATCTGCGAGATCGCCCCATATATGGTCACTGAGCTGCATGCGTGATAATGGTCTGTTTTTATGCAACAGCATGTAACTCAGCAGGTCAAATTCTTTACGGGAGAGGGGGATCTCCGTTTGTTCGAAATACACATTTCTTTTTTGCAGGTCCACATTAAAGTCGCCGAGCGGCACCAGCACGTCCTGCAACCCATACTTTCTCCGGGAAATGGCCTGCATGCGGGATTGCAGTTCCAGCAGGGAAAAAGGTTTAGGGAGATAGTCATCTGCCCCGAGGTCCAGGCCTTTGATGCGGTCTTCCAGTTGTCCGCGGGCAGTGAGAATGATATAGGCTGCTTCCGGGCATAATTTTCGTGCGCGTTGCAGCAGCTGTAGCCCGTCCATGTCCGGCAGTCCGAGGTCCAGCAATACAAAATCGTAGGTATTGTCTTCCAGCCGGACAAGTGCCTGGCTGGCGGATGCCACAAGGTCACAGTGATATGCCTTTTTCAGAAAGGCCTCCATTTCCGTGGCGATGGATTTTTCGTCTTCGATGATTAACACCTTCATATCAGAACTGATAGTAAAAACTGCAATTCACAAATGAGTGAGTTTCGCCGGCGCCTGTGAGAGCTTTATCACTCAGGAGGGACAGCTGGTATTCCACTTCTACCATGTAGTGCGCGCGGTTGTAGGCCAGCGGCACTTTGAGGTTGTAGGACAGCAGGTCAAACCGGGAAGCTTCTTCGGTGACTGTTTGCCGGCCGACCGGTACGCCGGGCAGCAGGGGGAGCGGTAGTCCCATTTTACTGAGCTGGAGATATTTTTCCTGTACGTAGGACTGATAAAAGCGTTGCGTACCGGCCACTATGTCCAGTGCCGGCGTCAACGTGATAACGTCTTTGTTTTTCATGATGCTGCCCAGCGTGATTTGTTTTTCGGTGTTAAACGTTATAAACAGGTCTTCCTGTTTACCGAATGCGTAATCTGCCTGGATGCCGGTCGTCATCCAATACCGGTATTTCAGTTCAGCCGAAGCGTTGTCCGGGTTTGCGGCCTGCAGAAACTGGGAAGACCCCGGGTAAAAGGTATGACTGTAGGCTATTGTGGCGGTTAACTTCTTCCCTATCGGGAAGTTGAACCCGGCAGTGGCGCTGGTGGCAGATACTGTATTGGCTGAGTCATGCAGCAACCGGTAGGCT
This window contains:
- a CDS encoding sensor histidine kinase, yielding MKLFTKLTLFITLSKMAVALLFVLLLPVLVEDIAHQYNDYYLREQKKKVLQVIQQNGIDAYLQGEDTYGSYTMLKEEYISLEPAGKTILPDTIATLQRVVEGDTLSYRVLSHILQANHRAFLLEVGRKTTTINQYNRPLQRMALYVLGGLIIITILIDLVFTRLLLKPLGGIIQTRLLHRRFPFKAQAPPVKTSTADFQYLDNSLVELMNKINEAFEKEREFTSNASHELMTPISILQSKMENLLVERESDEALLHTIQGMMKTLKRLKKIVHSLLLISRIENDQFPKNEAFSPCLLVTEVMEELVHRLEEKNLRFSMHLSSQTVLHHLNHDLIFQLVYNLLQNAIKYNRENGSITVTEEIHPDHYLLIISDTGIGISSPEVDTIFHRFRKVQRDTTEGYGLGLAIAHTIAQYHHIQISVDTAVGQGSTFTLRFPL
- a CDS encoding response regulator transcription factor codes for the protein MKVLIIEDEKSIATEMEAFLKKAYHCDLVASASQALVRLEDNTYDFVLLDLGLPDMDGLQLLQRARKLCPEAAYIILTARGQLEDRIKGLDLGADDYLPKPFSLLELQSRMQAISRRKYGLQDVLVPLGDFNVDLQKRNVYFEQTEIPLSRKEFDLLSYMLLHKNRPLSRMQLSDHIWGDLADDEYDSNYIDVHIRNIRRKLSSYATVDWLQTIRHVGYKIKI